A single genomic interval of Musa acuminata AAA Group cultivar baxijiao chromosome BXJ3-4, Cavendish_Baxijiao_AAA, whole genome shotgun sequence harbors:
- the LOC103982726 gene encoding expansin-A10 isoform X2: MPTPSQPPFRPKSRLLSLGQLFSLLFHSHGLALLLLPLTLLSSLAAAHQSSSSYGAAALTEWRSAHASYYAVFDPRDTVGGACGYGDLGKRGYGMATAGLSEALFEKGAACGGCYEVRCVEELRYCLPGTSIVLTATNFCAPNYGLPADAGGICNTPNHHFLMPIQAFEKIAIWKAGVMPIKYRRVKCIREDGVRFTIDGKGFFYTVLISNVAGAGDITAVKIKGSTTGWLPMGRNWGQNWHISADLKGQALSFEVTASDGVTLTSYNVAPKDWTFGKTYVGFSRTT, translated from the exons ATGCCAACGCCGTCACAACCGCCATTTCGGCCGAAGTCCCGCCTCCTCAGCCTCGGCCagctcttctctctcctcttccacTCCCACGGATTGGCGCTGCTATTACTGCCCTTGACCCTGCTCTCAAGCTTAGCCGCAGCTCACCAGAGTTCGTCGTCCTACGGTGCCGCCGCGCTCACGGAATGGCGCTCCGCCCACGCCTCCTACTACGCCGTCTTCGACCCCCGCGATACCGTCG GGGGGGCGTGCGGGTACGGGGATTTGGGGAAGCGCGGGTACGGGATGGCGACGGCAGGGCTGAGCGAGGCGCTGTTCGAAAAGGGAGCGGCCTGCGGCGGCTGCTACGAGGTACGGTGCGTGGAGGAGCTTCGCTACTGCCTGCCGGGGACCTCCATCGTGCTCACTGCCACCAACTTCTGCGCCCCCAACTACGGCCTCCCCGCGGACGCCGGCGGGATCTGCAACACTCCCAACCACCACTTCCTCATGCCCATCCAGGCCTTTGAGAAGATCGCCATCTGGAAGGCTGGCGTCATGCCCATCAAGTACCGCAG GGTCAAATGCATAAGGGAAGATGGTGTCCGGTTTACCATAGATGGCAAGGGCTTCTTCTACACAGTGCTGATCAGTAATGTGGCAGGTGCTGGTGATATTACAGCTGTGAAGATAAAGGGGTCGACGACTGGGTGGCTGCCCATGGGCCGTAACTGGGGCCAAAATTGGCACATCAGTGCTGACCTCAAGGGTCAGGCATTATCTTTCGAGGTCACCGCCAGCGATGGTGTCACTCTCACCTCCTACAATGTTGCTCCCAAGGACTGGACATTTGGCAAGACTTATGTCG GATTCAGTAGAACAACATGA
- the LOC103982726 gene encoding expansin-A10 isoform X1 has translation MPTPSQPPFRPKSRLLSLGQLFSLLFHSHGLALLLLPLTLLSSLAAAHQSSSSYGAAALTEWRSAHASYYAVFDPRDTVGGACGYGDLGKRGYGMATAGLSEALFEKGAACGGCYEVRCVEELRYCLPGTSIVLTATNFCAPNYGLPADAGGICNTPNHHFLMPIQAFEKIAIWKAGVMPIKYRRVKCIREDGVRFTIDGKGFFYTVLISNVAGAGDITAVKIKGSTTGWLPMGRNWGQNWHISADLKGQALSFEVTASDGVTLTSYNVAPKDWTFGKTYVGKQFPF, from the exons ATGCCAACGCCGTCACAACCGCCATTTCGGCCGAAGTCCCGCCTCCTCAGCCTCGGCCagctcttctctctcctcttccacTCCCACGGATTGGCGCTGCTATTACTGCCCTTGACCCTGCTCTCAAGCTTAGCCGCAGCTCACCAGAGTTCGTCGTCCTACGGTGCCGCCGCGCTCACGGAATGGCGCTCCGCCCACGCCTCCTACTACGCCGTCTTCGACCCCCGCGATACCGTCG GGGGGGCGTGCGGGTACGGGGATTTGGGGAAGCGCGGGTACGGGATGGCGACGGCAGGGCTGAGCGAGGCGCTGTTCGAAAAGGGAGCGGCCTGCGGCGGCTGCTACGAGGTACGGTGCGTGGAGGAGCTTCGCTACTGCCTGCCGGGGACCTCCATCGTGCTCACTGCCACCAACTTCTGCGCCCCCAACTACGGCCTCCCCGCGGACGCCGGCGGGATCTGCAACACTCCCAACCACCACTTCCTCATGCCCATCCAGGCCTTTGAGAAGATCGCCATCTGGAAGGCTGGCGTCATGCCCATCAAGTACCGCAG GGTCAAATGCATAAGGGAAGATGGTGTCCGGTTTACCATAGATGGCAAGGGCTTCTTCTACACAGTGCTGATCAGTAATGTGGCAGGTGCTGGTGATATTACAGCTGTGAAGATAAAGGGGTCGACGACTGGGTGGCTGCCCATGGGCCGTAACTGGGGCCAAAATTGGCACATCAGTGCTGACCTCAAGGGTCAGGCATTATCTTTCGAGGTCACCGCCAGCGATGGTGTCACTCTCACCTCCTACAATGTTGCTCCCAAGGACTGGACATTTGGCAAGACTTATGTCGGTAAGCAATTCCCTTTCTGA
- the LOC135635767 gene encoding amino acid transporter AVT3A-like, protein MSYGIDEDSPSYGRDATVPLLPSVAGSGYGERQMSSQPKTFANVFIAIVGAGVLGLPYAFRQTGWAAGALLLLAVAAFTFHCMILLIHTCRRVELDTFDIITSFGDLGLAVAGPVGRLAVDVMIVLSQCGFCVGYLIFISNTLTFLVPLSLPSLSSTAFYVLAMLPFQLGLNSIPTLTHLALLSIFADIVDIGAMGVVIAEDASILLSNPPPVRAFTGPSVLLYGIGVAVYAFEGVGMVIPLEAEAGDKANFGNTLGFSMALIAFTYGLFGVLGYAAFGEETRDIITTNLGDGVLSVLIQLGLCINLFFTFPVMMNPVFEVAERWLHGKRYCWWLRWAAVVAVSLVTTLVPNFGDFLSLVGSSVCVVLGFVLPAWFHLKVFREELGWASTIADIAIVIAGLVLAIFSTWSSLVSIFSSV, encoded by the coding sequence ATGTCGTATGGCATCGACGAAGACTCCCCCAGCTACGGCAGGGACGCCACGGTGCCGCTGCTCCCGTCGGTGGCTGGAAGCGGCTACGGGGAGCGGCAGATGTCGTCGCAGCCCAAGACGTTCGCGAACGTGTTCATCGCGATCGTCGGTGCCGGCGTGCTGGGCCTCCCCTATGCCTTCCGGCAAACCGGGTGGGCCGCCGGCGCCCTTCTCCTCCTCGCCGTCGCAGCCTTTACCTTCCACTGCATGATCCTTCTCATCCACACCTGCCGCCGCGTCGAGCTCGACACGTTCGACATTATCACCTCCTTCGGCGATCTCGGCCTCGCCGTCGCCGGCCCAGTCGGACGCCTAGCCGTCGACGTCATGATCGTGCTCAGCCAGTGCGGCTTCTGCGTCGGCTACCTCATCTTCATCTCCAACACCCTCACCTTCCTCGTACCGTTATCCCTACCCTCTCTCTCCTCCACGGCCTTCTACGTGCTCGCCATGCTTCCATTCCAGCTCGGCCTCAACTCGATTCCGACCCTCACACACCTCGCCTTGCTCAGCATCTTCGCCGACATCGTCGACATCGGCGCTATGGGGGTCGTCATCGCCGAGGACGCCTCCATCTTGCTCTCCAACCCTCCACCGGTCCGCGCCTTCACGGGGCCCTCCGTCCTCCTCTACGGCATCGGGGTCGCCGTCTACGCCTTCGAGGGCGTCGGCATGGTCATCCCCCTGGAGGCCGAGGCCGGAGACAAGGCAAACTTCGGGAACACCCTCGGCTTCTCCATGGCCCTCATCGCTTTCACCTACGGCCTCTTTGGCGTTCTCGGCTACGCGGCCTTCGGCGAGGAGACCCGGGACATCATCACCACCAACCTCGGCGATGGCGTTCTCAGCGTGCTCATCCAGCTGGGCCTCTGCATTAACCTCTTCTTCACCTTCCCGGTCATGATGAACCCGGTGTTTGAGGTGGCCGAGCGCTGGCTGCACGGGAAGAGGTACTGCTGGTGGCTGCGGTGGGCCGCGGTGGTAGCGGTGAGCCTGGTGACCACGCTGGTGCCCAACTTCGGCGACTTCCTGTCGCTGGTTGGGAGCAGCGTGTGCGTCGTGCTCGGGTTcgtgctgccggcgtggttccacCTCAAGGTGTTCCGAGAGGAGCTCGGCTGGGCCAGCACTATCGCAGACATCGCCATCGTCATCGCCGGATTGGTGCTGGCCATCTTCTCGACCTGGTCTTCTCTCGTGTCCATCTTCAGCTCTGTGTAA
- the LOC135636172 gene encoding protein EARLY STARVATION 1, chloroplastic-like isoform X4: MAARSGGLAAAPFDLGFGRIRLPPLLWMPSCARAGAGRGGVGRVVRCCCPAEKAEDCWLEPKKKVGTRRARAEALPSLPFPSTRSKRLSKQQDFSSRCSPKSSAPESRDTPPKRDTGIASEKEWGINLLDEMVNEFGTNEDGSTWYREDGEELGDNGYRCRWARMGGKSHDGSSEWKETWWEKSDWTGYKELEKSGKNVDGDSWWETWKEVLYQDEWSNLARIERSAQKQAKSGTENAGWYEKWREKYDAKGWTEKGAHKYGRLNEQSWWEKWGEHYDGRGFVLKWTDKWAETELGTRWGDKWEEKFFAGIGSRQGETWHVSPTGERWSRTWGEEHLGNGKVHKYGKSTTGESWDIVVDEETYYEAEPHYGWADVVGDSTQLLSIQPQERPPGVYPNLDFGTSEPRKDDPPVEPLK; encoded by the exons ATGGCCGCGAGATCGGGGGGGCTCGCCGCGGCCCCCTTCGATCTCGGCTTTGGGAGGATCCGCCTCCCGCCGCTGCTCTGGATGCCCTCCTGTGCGCGAGCCGGCGCCGGCCGAGGAGGGGTCGGGAGAGTGGTCAGGTGCTGCTGCCCGGCGGAGAAGGCGGAGGACTGCTGGCTCGAGCCCAAGAAGAAGGTCGGCACGCGTAGAGCTCGGGCGGAGGCCTTGCCGTCTCTCCCCTTCCCTTCCACACG CTCCAAAAGGCTCTCCAAGCAGCAAGATTTCTCCTCTCGCTGCAGTCCCAAAAGTTCTGCTCCTGAGTCTCGTGATACTCCCCCCAAGAGAG ACACTGGTATTGCAAGTGAGAAAGAATGGGGCATCAACTTACTGGATGAAATGGTCAATGAGTTTGGCACAAATGAAGATGGAAGTACATGGTACCGGGAAGATGGAGAAGAACTCGGCGATAATGGATACAGATGTCGTTGGGCTAGAATGGGTGGTAAATCTCATGATGGCTCTTCAGAATGGAAAGAAACT TGGTGGGAAAAGAGTGATTGGACCGGATACAAAGAACTAG AGAAATCTGGGAAAAACGTCGATGGAGATTCATGGTGGGAAACATGGAAAGAAGTACTGTACCAAGATGAATGGAG TAATCTTGCAAGGATTGAGAGGAGCgcgcagaaacaagcaaaatcagGCACAGAAAATGCTGGGTGGTATGAGAAATG GCGGGAAAAGTATGATGCAAAAGGTTGGACAGAGAAGGGAGCTCATAAATATGGAAGGCTAAATGAACAATCCTGGTGGGAGAAGTGGGGTGAACACTATGATGGAAGAGGATTTGTACTTAAATG GACCGATAAATGGGCAGAGACTGAGTTAGGTACCAGATGGGGGGATAAATGGGAAGAAAAGTTTTTCGCTGGAATAGGTTCACGACAAGGGGAGACATGGCATGTATCTCCTACTGGTGAAC GTTGGTCAAGAACCTGGGGTGAAGAGCACTTGGGAAATGG AAAAGTACACAAGTATGGTAAAAGCACGACCGGAGAAAGCTGGGATATCGTTGTGGATGAAGAAACCTATTATGA AGCTGAGCCTCACTATGGTTGGGCGGATGTTGTGGGTGATTCCACCCAATTGTTATCGATACAACCTCAGGAAAGGCCACCAGGTGTATACCCAAATCTTGATTTTGGTACATCAGAACCAAGGAAAGATGATCCACCAGTTGAACCGCTTAAGTAG
- the LOC135636172 gene encoding protein EARLY STARVATION 1, chloroplastic-like isoform X2, with translation MAARSGGLAAAPFDLGFGRIRLPPLLWMPSCARAGAGRGGVGRVVRCCCPAEKAEDCWLEPKKKVGTRRARAEALPSLPFPSTRSKRLSKQQDFSSRCSPKSSAPESRDTPPKRDTGIASEKEWGINLLDEMVNEFGTNEDGSTWYREDGEELGDNGYRCRWARMGGKSHDGSSEWKETWWEKSDWTGYKELEKSGKNVDGDSWWETWKEVLYQDEWSNDGLIRICSNLARIERSAQKQAKSGTENAGWYEKWREKYDAKGWTEKGAHKYGRLNEQSWWEKWGEHYDGRGFVLKWTDKWAETELGTRWGDKWEEKFFAGIGSRQGETWHVSPTGERWSRTWGEEHLGNGKVHKYGKSTTGESWDIVVDEETYYEAEPHYGWADVVGDSTQLLSIQPQERPPGVYPNLDFGTSEPRKDDPPVEPLK, from the exons ATGGCCGCGAGATCGGGGGGGCTCGCCGCGGCCCCCTTCGATCTCGGCTTTGGGAGGATCCGCCTCCCGCCGCTGCTCTGGATGCCCTCCTGTGCGCGAGCCGGCGCCGGCCGAGGAGGGGTCGGGAGAGTGGTCAGGTGCTGCTGCCCGGCGGAGAAGGCGGAGGACTGCTGGCTCGAGCCCAAGAAGAAGGTCGGCACGCGTAGAGCTCGGGCGGAGGCCTTGCCGTCTCTCCCCTTCCCTTCCACACG CTCCAAAAGGCTCTCCAAGCAGCAAGATTTCTCCTCTCGCTGCAGTCCCAAAAGTTCTGCTCCTGAGTCTCGTGATACTCCCCCCAAGAGAG ACACTGGTATTGCAAGTGAGAAAGAATGGGGCATCAACTTACTGGATGAAATGGTCAATGAGTTTGGCACAAATGAAGATGGAAGTACATGGTACCGGGAAGATGGAGAAGAACTCGGCGATAATGGATACAGATGTCGTTGGGCTAGAATGGGTGGTAAATCTCATGATGGCTCTTCAGAATGGAAAGAAACT TGGTGGGAAAAGAGTGATTGGACCGGATACAAAGAACTAG AGAAATCTGGGAAAAACGTCGATGGAGATTCATGGTGGGAAACATGGAAAGAAGTACTGTACCAAGATGAATGGAG TAATGATGGACTCATTCGCATCTGTAGTAATCTTGCAAGGATTGAGAGGAGCgcgcagaaacaagcaaaatcagGCACAGAAAATGCTGGGTGGTATGAGAAATG GCGGGAAAAGTATGATGCAAAAGGTTGGACAGAGAAGGGAGCTCATAAATATGGAAGGCTAAATGAACAATCCTGGTGGGAGAAGTGGGGTGAACACTATGATGGAAGAGGATTTGTACTTAAATG GACCGATAAATGGGCAGAGACTGAGTTAGGTACCAGATGGGGGGATAAATGGGAAGAAAAGTTTTTCGCTGGAATAGGTTCACGACAAGGGGAGACATGGCATGTATCTCCTACTGGTGAAC GTTGGTCAAGAACCTGGGGTGAAGAGCACTTGGGAAATGG AAAAGTACACAAGTATGGTAAAAGCACGACCGGAGAAAGCTGGGATATCGTTGTGGATGAAGAAACCTATTATGA AGCTGAGCCTCACTATGGTTGGGCGGATGTTGTGGGTGATTCCACCCAATTGTTATCGATACAACCTCAGGAAAGGCCACCAGGTGTATACCCAAATCTTGATTTTGGTACATCAGAACCAAGGAAAGATGATCCACCAGTTGAACCGCTTAAGTAG
- the LOC135636172 gene encoding protein EARLY STARVATION 1, chloroplastic-like isoform X5, whose protein sequence is MAARSGGLAAAPFDLGFGRIRLPPLLWMPSCARAGAGRGGVGRVVRCCCPAEKAEDCWLEPKKKVGTRRARAEALPSLPFPSTRSKRLSKQQDFSSRCSPKSSAPESRDTPPKRDTGIASEKEWGINLLDEMVNEFGTNEDGSTWYREDGEELGDNGYRCRWARMGGKSHDGSSEWKETWWEKSDWTGYKELGAEKSGKNVDGDSWWETWKEVLYQDEWSNDGLIRICSNLARIERSAQKQAKSGTENAGWYEKWREKYDAKGWTEKGAHKYGRLNEQSWWEKWGEHYDGRGFVLKWTDKWAETELGTRWGDKWEEKFFAGIGSRQGETWHVSPTGEQKYTSMVKARPEKAGISLWMKKPIMKLSLTMVGRMLWVIPPNCYRYNLRKGHQVYTQILILVHQNQGKMIHQLNRLSSV, encoded by the exons ATGGCCGCGAGATCGGGGGGGCTCGCCGCGGCCCCCTTCGATCTCGGCTTTGGGAGGATCCGCCTCCCGCCGCTGCTCTGGATGCCCTCCTGTGCGCGAGCCGGCGCCGGCCGAGGAGGGGTCGGGAGAGTGGTCAGGTGCTGCTGCCCGGCGGAGAAGGCGGAGGACTGCTGGCTCGAGCCCAAGAAGAAGGTCGGCACGCGTAGAGCTCGGGCGGAGGCCTTGCCGTCTCTCCCCTTCCCTTCCACACG CTCCAAAAGGCTCTCCAAGCAGCAAGATTTCTCCTCTCGCTGCAGTCCCAAAAGTTCTGCTCCTGAGTCTCGTGATACTCCCCCCAAGAGAG ACACTGGTATTGCAAGTGAGAAAGAATGGGGCATCAACTTACTGGATGAAATGGTCAATGAGTTTGGCACAAATGAAGATGGAAGTACATGGTACCGGGAAGATGGAGAAGAACTCGGCGATAATGGATACAGATGTCGTTGGGCTAGAATGGGTGGTAAATCTCATGATGGCTCTTCAGAATGGAAAGAAACT TGGTGGGAAAAGAGTGATTGGACCGGATACAAAGAACTAG GTGCAGAGAAATCTGGGAAAAACGTCGATGGAGATTCATGGTGGGAAACATGGAAAGAAGTACTGTACCAAGATGAATGGAG TAATGATGGACTCATTCGCATCTGTAGTAATCTTGCAAGGATTGAGAGGAGCgcgcagaaacaagcaaaatcagGCACAGAAAATGCTGGGTGGTATGAGAAATG GCGGGAAAAGTATGATGCAAAAGGTTGGACAGAGAAGGGAGCTCATAAATATGGAAGGCTAAATGAACAATCCTGGTGGGAGAAGTGGGGTGAACACTATGATGGAAGAGGATTTGTACTTAAATG GACCGATAAATGGGCAGAGACTGAGTTAGGTACCAGATGGGGGGATAAATGGGAAGAAAAGTTTTTCGCTGGAATAGGTTCACGACAAGGGGAGACATGGCATGTATCTCCTACTGGTGAAC AAAAGTACACAAGTATGGTAAAAGCACGACCGGAGAAAGCTGGGATATCGTTGTGGATGAAGAAACCTATTATGA AGCTGAGCCTCACTATGGTTGGGCGGATGTTGTGGGTGATTCCACCCAATTGTTATCGATACAACCTCAGGAAAGGCCACCAGGTGTATACCCAAATCTTGATTTTGGTACATCAGAACCAAGGAAAGATGATCCACCAGTTGAACCGCTTAAGTAGTGTTTAG
- the LOC135636172 gene encoding protein EARLY STARVATION 1, chloroplastic-like isoform X1, producing MAARSGGLAAAPFDLGFGRIRLPPLLWMPSCARAGAGRGGVGRVVRCCCPAEKAEDCWLEPKKKVGTRRARAEALPSLPFPSTRSKRLSKQQDFSSRCSPKSSAPESRDTPPKRDTGIASEKEWGINLLDEMVNEFGTNEDGSTWYREDGEELGDNGYRCRWARMGGKSHDGSSEWKETWWEKSDWTGYKELGAEKSGKNVDGDSWWETWKEVLYQDEWSNDGLIRICSNLARIERSAQKQAKSGTENAGWYEKWREKYDAKGWTEKGAHKYGRLNEQSWWEKWGEHYDGRGFVLKWTDKWAETELGTRWGDKWEEKFFAGIGSRQGETWHVSPTGERWSRTWGEEHLGNGKVHKYGKSTTGESWDIVVDEETYYEAEPHYGWADVVGDSTQLLSIQPQERPPGVYPNLDFGTSEPRKDDPPVEPLK from the exons ATGGCCGCGAGATCGGGGGGGCTCGCCGCGGCCCCCTTCGATCTCGGCTTTGGGAGGATCCGCCTCCCGCCGCTGCTCTGGATGCCCTCCTGTGCGCGAGCCGGCGCCGGCCGAGGAGGGGTCGGGAGAGTGGTCAGGTGCTGCTGCCCGGCGGAGAAGGCGGAGGACTGCTGGCTCGAGCCCAAGAAGAAGGTCGGCACGCGTAGAGCTCGGGCGGAGGCCTTGCCGTCTCTCCCCTTCCCTTCCACACG CTCCAAAAGGCTCTCCAAGCAGCAAGATTTCTCCTCTCGCTGCAGTCCCAAAAGTTCTGCTCCTGAGTCTCGTGATACTCCCCCCAAGAGAG ACACTGGTATTGCAAGTGAGAAAGAATGGGGCATCAACTTACTGGATGAAATGGTCAATGAGTTTGGCACAAATGAAGATGGAAGTACATGGTACCGGGAAGATGGAGAAGAACTCGGCGATAATGGATACAGATGTCGTTGGGCTAGAATGGGTGGTAAATCTCATGATGGCTCTTCAGAATGGAAAGAAACT TGGTGGGAAAAGAGTGATTGGACCGGATACAAAGAACTAG GTGCAGAGAAATCTGGGAAAAACGTCGATGGAGATTCATGGTGGGAAACATGGAAAGAAGTACTGTACCAAGATGAATGGAG TAATGATGGACTCATTCGCATCTGTAGTAATCTTGCAAGGATTGAGAGGAGCgcgcagaaacaagcaaaatcagGCACAGAAAATGCTGGGTGGTATGAGAAATG GCGGGAAAAGTATGATGCAAAAGGTTGGACAGAGAAGGGAGCTCATAAATATGGAAGGCTAAATGAACAATCCTGGTGGGAGAAGTGGGGTGAACACTATGATGGAAGAGGATTTGTACTTAAATG GACCGATAAATGGGCAGAGACTGAGTTAGGTACCAGATGGGGGGATAAATGGGAAGAAAAGTTTTTCGCTGGAATAGGTTCACGACAAGGGGAGACATGGCATGTATCTCCTACTGGTGAAC GTTGGTCAAGAACCTGGGGTGAAGAGCACTTGGGAAATGG AAAAGTACACAAGTATGGTAAAAGCACGACCGGAGAAAGCTGGGATATCGTTGTGGATGAAGAAACCTATTATGA AGCTGAGCCTCACTATGGTTGGGCGGATGTTGTGGGTGATTCCACCCAATTGTTATCGATACAACCTCAGGAAAGGCCACCAGGTGTATACCCAAATCTTGATTTTGGTACATCAGAACCAAGGAAAGATGATCCACCAGTTGAACCGCTTAAGTAG
- the LOC135636172 gene encoding protein EARLY STARVATION 1, chloroplastic-like isoform X3, protein MAARSGGLAAAPFDLGFGRIRLPPLLWMPSCARAGAGRGGVGRVVRCCCPAEKAEDCWLEPKKKVGTRRARAEALPSLPFPSTRSKRLSKQQDFSSRCSPKSSAPESRDTPPKRDTGIASEKEWGINLLDEMVNEFGTNEDGSTWYREDGEELGDNGYRCRWARMGGKSHDGSSEWKETWWEKSDWTGYKELGAEKSGKNVDGDSWWETWKEVLYQDEWSNLARIERSAQKQAKSGTENAGWYEKWREKYDAKGWTEKGAHKYGRLNEQSWWEKWGEHYDGRGFVLKWTDKWAETELGTRWGDKWEEKFFAGIGSRQGETWHVSPTGERWSRTWGEEHLGNGKVHKYGKSTTGESWDIVVDEETYYEAEPHYGWADVVGDSTQLLSIQPQERPPGVYPNLDFGTSEPRKDDPPVEPLK, encoded by the exons ATGGCCGCGAGATCGGGGGGGCTCGCCGCGGCCCCCTTCGATCTCGGCTTTGGGAGGATCCGCCTCCCGCCGCTGCTCTGGATGCCCTCCTGTGCGCGAGCCGGCGCCGGCCGAGGAGGGGTCGGGAGAGTGGTCAGGTGCTGCTGCCCGGCGGAGAAGGCGGAGGACTGCTGGCTCGAGCCCAAGAAGAAGGTCGGCACGCGTAGAGCTCGGGCGGAGGCCTTGCCGTCTCTCCCCTTCCCTTCCACACG CTCCAAAAGGCTCTCCAAGCAGCAAGATTTCTCCTCTCGCTGCAGTCCCAAAAGTTCTGCTCCTGAGTCTCGTGATACTCCCCCCAAGAGAG ACACTGGTATTGCAAGTGAGAAAGAATGGGGCATCAACTTACTGGATGAAATGGTCAATGAGTTTGGCACAAATGAAGATGGAAGTACATGGTACCGGGAAGATGGAGAAGAACTCGGCGATAATGGATACAGATGTCGTTGGGCTAGAATGGGTGGTAAATCTCATGATGGCTCTTCAGAATGGAAAGAAACT TGGTGGGAAAAGAGTGATTGGACCGGATACAAAGAACTAG GTGCAGAGAAATCTGGGAAAAACGTCGATGGAGATTCATGGTGGGAAACATGGAAAGAAGTACTGTACCAAGATGAATGGAG TAATCTTGCAAGGATTGAGAGGAGCgcgcagaaacaagcaaaatcagGCACAGAAAATGCTGGGTGGTATGAGAAATG GCGGGAAAAGTATGATGCAAAAGGTTGGACAGAGAAGGGAGCTCATAAATATGGAAGGCTAAATGAACAATCCTGGTGGGAGAAGTGGGGTGAACACTATGATGGAAGAGGATTTGTACTTAAATG GACCGATAAATGGGCAGAGACTGAGTTAGGTACCAGATGGGGGGATAAATGGGAAGAAAAGTTTTTCGCTGGAATAGGTTCACGACAAGGGGAGACATGGCATGTATCTCCTACTGGTGAAC GTTGGTCAAGAACCTGGGGTGAAGAGCACTTGGGAAATGG AAAAGTACACAAGTATGGTAAAAGCACGACCGGAGAAAGCTGGGATATCGTTGTGGATGAAGAAACCTATTATGA AGCTGAGCCTCACTATGGTTGGGCGGATGTTGTGGGTGATTCCACCCAATTGTTATCGATACAACCTCAGGAAAGGCCACCAGGTGTATACCCAAATCTTGATTTTGGTACATCAGAACCAAGGAAAGATGATCCACCAGTTGAACCGCTTAAGTAG
- the LOC103982725 gene encoding probable serine/threonine-protein kinase PBL21 has translation MSCFPCFNLRRRERSCRLEGTAGAPNSRFLGDSSERGSEVSSLGKEMMNCARRFAFRELATAAQNFKEANLIGEGGFGRVYIGQLDCSQVVAIKQLNRDGLQGNKEFLVEVLMLIMLRHENLVSLIGYCADGDERLLVYEYMPKGSLEDHLFDPSLSKPPLEWNTRIKIAVGVAKGLTYLHDVANPPVIYRDMKAANVLLDDDFNPKLSDFGLAKLGPDGDNTHVSTRVMGTYGYCAPDYALSGKLTMKSDVYSFGVLLLELITGQRAFDSSRIGGEQYLTNWSRPFLSDRRKFNLLADPFLQGRFPQRASHQLVVIASMCLQEQPHFRPIMADVVVALNHVASQPYIPEPDSKIKTSPSPPPGEVTGTPS, from the exons ATGAGCTGTTTTCCTTGTTTCAACCTTCGCCGGAGGGAGAGGAGTTGCAGGTTAGAGGGCACCGCCGGCGCACCCAACTCCAGATTCCTTGGCGATTCCTCGG AGCGTGGGAGCGAGGTGTCATCGCTTGGAAAGGAGATGATGAACTGTGCCCGAAGATTTGCTTTCCGAGAGCTCGCCACCGCTGCCCAGAACTTTAAAGAAGCCAATTTGATCGGAGAAGGGGGCTTCGGAAGAGTTTACATAGGCCAGTTGGATTGTAGCCAG GTGGTAGCTATTAAGCAGCTAAACCGGGATGGGCTTCAGGGAAACAAAGAGTTTCTGGTGGAGGTGCTCATGCTGATCATGCTACGGCATGAGAATCTTGTGAGCTTAATTGGATACTGTGCTGATGGAGACGAGAGGCTCTTAGTTTATGAGTATATGCCAAAGGGCAGTTTGGAAGACCACCTGTTTG atccttctctgagcaaaccACCCCTGGAATGGAACACACGAATAAAGATTGCTGTTGGTGTTGCCAAAGGGCTTACATATCTACATGATGTTGCAAATCCTCCTGTTATTTACCGGGACATGAAGGCTGCAAATGTATTGTTAGACGATGACTTCAATCCAAAACTTTCTGATTTTGGACTCGCAAAACTTGGGCCTGATGGCGACAACACACATGTCTCGACAAGGGTGATGGGAACATATGGCTATTGTGCTCCTGACTATGCGTTGAGTGGCAAGTTGACAATGAAGTCTGACGTATATAGTTTTGGTGTGCTTCTGTTGGAGCTGATCACTGGGCAAAGGGCTTTTGATTCTTCAAGGATTGGAGGCGAGCAATATCTAACAAATTGG TCAAGACCTTTTCTCAGTGATAGAAGGAAGTTCAACCTGTTGGCTGATCCATTTCTTCAAGGCCGCTTCCCACAACGGGCctctcaccaattggttgtcattgccTCAATGTGTCTTCAAGAGCAGCCCCATTTTCGACCCATCATGGCTGATGTGGTTGTTGCCCTTAATCATGTGGCATCTCAGCCATATATTCCTGAGCCTGATTCCAAGATCAAGACCTCTCCATCACCGCCCCCAGGGGAGGTTACTGGTACACCATCTTGA